In a genomic window of Pseudoxanthomonas indica:
- a CDS encoding dihydroorotase, which yields MPSTLIVNARMVNEGREFEGDLRIENGRIARIGSGLSAGLDDKVVDAAGRWLLPGMIDDQVHFREPGMPHKGDIATESAAAVAGGLTTFMDMPNTSPPTLDAAALEDKYQRAAGRAWGNYGFYMGASNDNLEAIRSLDPKTAPGIKVFMGASTGNMLVDNPDTLDAIFREAPTPIITHCEDTPTIDANMAAFQARYGDKLDASFHPDIRSREACIKSTRLALSLARKHDTRLHVLHISTADELALFTPGPLIDAQGKRKRITAETCIHFLRFDRSDYARLGNLIKCNPSIKEASDREALIKALADDVIDVLATDHAPHTLEEKEKPYVQAPSGLPLVQYALLAALELVHEGKSDIARIVQKFAHAPAQLFDVKERGYLREGYWADLVLIDDAELTVRREDVLSKCAWSPFEGYTFRSRIGATWVNGRLVWNGEHLVGTPAGQRMELNR from the coding sequence ATGCCCTCCACCCTTATCGTCAATGCCCGCATGGTCAACGAAGGTCGCGAATTCGAAGGCGACCTGCGCATCGAGAACGGCCGCATCGCGCGGATAGGCAGCGGCCTGTCGGCCGGCCTCGATGACAAGGTCGTCGACGCCGCCGGGCGCTGGCTGCTGCCCGGCATGATCGACGACCAGGTGCACTTCCGCGAGCCGGGCATGCCGCACAAGGGCGACATCGCGACCGAATCCGCCGCGGCCGTGGCCGGTGGCCTGACCACCTTCATGGACATGCCCAACACCAGCCCGCCGACCCTGGACGCGGCCGCGCTGGAAGACAAGTACCAGCGTGCGGCCGGTCGCGCCTGGGGCAACTATGGCTTCTACATGGGCGCCAGCAACGACAATCTGGAAGCCATCCGCTCGCTGGATCCGAAGACCGCGCCGGGCATCAAGGTGTTCATGGGCGCGTCCACCGGCAACATGCTGGTCGACAACCCGGACACGCTGGACGCGATCTTCCGCGAGGCGCCCACGCCGATCATCACTCACTGCGAAGACACCCCGACCATCGACGCCAACATGGCCGCCTTTCAGGCCCGGTACGGCGACAAGCTGGATGCCTCGTTCCATCCGGACATCCGCAGCCGCGAAGCCTGCATCAAGTCGACCCGGCTGGCGCTCTCACTCGCTCGCAAGCACGACACCCGCCTGCATGTGCTGCACATCTCCACCGCCGATGAGCTGGCGCTGTTCACCCCCGGCCCGTTGATCGATGCGCAGGGCAAGCGTAAGCGCATCACCGCCGAGACCTGCATCCATTTCCTGCGCTTCGATCGCAGCGACTACGCGCGGCTGGGCAACCTGATCAAGTGCAATCCTTCGATCAAGGAAGCCAGCGATCGCGAGGCGCTGATCAAGGCGCTGGCCGACGACGTGATCGACGTGCTGGCCACCGACCACGCGCCGCATACGCTGGAAGAGAAGGAAAAGCCCTACGTGCAGGCGCCGTCCGGCCTGCCGCTGGTGCAGTACGCGCTGCTGGCCGCGCTGGAGCTGGTGCACGAAGGCAAGAGCGACATCGCCCGCATCGTGCAGAAGTTCGCGCACGCGCCGGCACAGCTGTTCGACGTCAAGGAACGCGGCTACCTGCGCGAAGGCTACTGGGCCGACCTGGTGCTGATCGACGACGCCGAACTGACCGTGCGCCGCGAAGACGTGCTGTCCAAGTGCGCGTGGTCGCCGTTCGAAGGCTATACGTTCCGCTCGCGCATCGGCGCGACCTGGGTCAATGGCCGGCTGGTCTGGAACGGCGAACACCTGGTCGGCACGCCGGCAGGGCAACGGATGGAACTGAATCGTTGA
- the yidD gene encoding membrane protein insertion efficiency factor YidD produces MVGQAIIALLRFYKRFISPLLGPRCRFAPTCSEYAMEAVARFGPLKGCWLAARRVGRCHPLHPGGHDPVPPT; encoded by the coding sequence ATGGTCGGCCAGGCAATCATCGCGCTGCTGCGGTTTTACAAACGTTTCATCAGCCCTCTGCTGGGTCCACGCTGCCGCTTCGCGCCCACCTGCTCGGAGTACGCGATGGAGGCCGTGGCCCGCTTCGGGCCGCTCAAGGGCTGCTGGCTGGCCGCGCGCCGCGTCGGCCGCTGCCATCCGCTGCATCCCGGCGGTCACGACCCGGTTCCCCCCACATGA
- the dksA gene encoding RNA polymerase-binding protein DksA — protein MAAKKPAKKAAKAAKKTAKPVAKKPVVKKAVAAKKPAAKPAAKKASPKPAPKPAAKKVVAKKAPAKPVAKKAAAKPAKPVKPAPKRSAPVAKPAAKPVAKAAAKPVAAKKPAPAPAAKTKSVPTPAAKPAPAKSAPKATAPAPAAPPVSPRPAAAAPAAPAKAPSPAKNSVPVSKSNTKSKETAPAPVVSKPAITPRSTGKVAVAVAAKPQAPVVREKFKVVPYKTDEATGRPLLPSGYKPASDEEYMSPLQLEYFRQRLLQWRGDLVEESKQTIENLKDEVRDIGDEAERATRETENSLELRTRDRYRKLIGKIDSTLKRLDAGDYGYCVDTGEEIGLDRLEARLTAERTIDAQERWEHLQKQQGD, from the coding sequence GTGGCTGCTAAGAAACCTGCGAAGAAGGCCGCCAAGGCCGCCAAGAAAACCGCCAAGCCCGTCGCCAAGAAGCCTGTCGTGAAGAAGGCTGTTGCCGCCAAGAAACCGGCTGCCAAGCCGGCGGCAAAGAAGGCGTCTCCCAAACCCGCACCCAAGCCCGCTGCCAAGAAGGTGGTCGCCAAGAAGGCGCCTGCCAAGCCGGTGGCGAAGAAGGCTGCGGCCAAACCCGCCAAGCCGGTCAAGCCAGCGCCGAAGAGGTCGGCGCCGGTAGCCAAGCCCGCGGCCAAGCCCGTCGCCAAGGCGGCGGCCAAACCCGTCGCGGCCAAGAAGCCCGCGCCGGCTCCTGCGGCCAAGACCAAGTCCGTACCGACACCGGCTGCCAAGCCGGCGCCGGCCAAATCTGCTCCGAAGGCCACCGCTCCGGCGCCTGCTGCTCCGCCCGTGTCCCCACGGCCGGCTGCCGCAGCTCCGGCTGCGCCAGCCAAGGCTCCATCCCCCGCAAAGAATTCAGTGCCCGTCTCGAAATCCAATACAAAATCCAAAGAAACCGCTCCGGCTCCCGTGGTCAGCAAGCCCGCCATCACTCCCCGCTCCACCGGCAAGGTCGCCGTGGCTGTGGCCGCCAAGCCGCAGGCTCCGGTGGTCCGCGAGAAGTTCAAGGTAGTGCCTTACAAGACTGACGAAGCCACCGGTCGCCCGCTCCTCCCGTCCGGTTACAAGCCGGCCTCGGACGAGGAATACATGAGCCCGCTGCAACTGGAGTACTTCCGCCAGCGCCTGCTGCAATGGCGGGGTGATCTGGTGGAAGAGTCCAAGCAGACCATCGAAAACCTCAAGGACGAAGTGCGCGACATCGGCGACGAAGCCGAACGCGCCACCCGCGAAACCGAAAACTCGCTGGAACTGCGTACCCGTGATCGCTACCGCAAGCTGATCGGCAAGATCGACAGCACGCTCAAGCGGCTGGACGCCGGCGACTACGGCTACTGCGTGGACACCGGTGAGGAAATCGGCCTGGATCGCCTGGAAGCGCGCCTGACCGCCGAGCGCACGATTGACGCGCAGGAACGCTGGGAACACCTGCAGAAGCAGCAGGGCGACTGA